Proteins from one Cryptomeria japonica chromosome 4, Sugi_1.0, whole genome shotgun sequence genomic window:
- the LOC131061109 gene encoding extensin-2-like: MVEIQRGGGGSLCPRLITVLLVGFIAIINNAASATAEGGRILSAYEYKSPPPPSPSPPPPYYYKSPPPPSPSPPPPYYYKSPPPPSPSPPPPYYYESPPPPSPSPPPPYYYKSPPPPSPSPPPPYYYKSPPPPSPSPPPPYYYKFPPPPSPSPPPPYYYKSPPPPSPSHPDPYYYKSPPPPSPSPPPPYYYKSPPPPSPSPPPPYYYKSPPPPSPPPPHPYYYKSPPPPSPSPPPPYYYKSPPPPSPSPPPPYYYKSPPPPSPPPPHPYYYKSPPPPSPSPPHPYYYKSPPPPSPLSPPPYYYKSPPPPSPSPPPPPYYYKSPPPPSPSPPHPYYYKSPPPPSPYPPPPYHYRPIHHKHHHHKHHHHHKSLPPPYYYKSPPPPSPSPPPPSPSPPPPYYYKSPPPPSPSPPPPYYYKSPPPPSPSPPPPYYYKSPPPPSPSPHPVYYYKSPPPPSPSPPPPYYYKSPPPPSPSPPPPYYYKSPPPPNPSPPPPYYYKSPPPPSPSPPPPYYYKSPPPPSPSPPPPPYYYKSPPPPSPSPPPPYYYKSPPPPSPSPPPPYNNKDPSYHYKSPPPPSPSPPPPYYYKSPPPPSPSPPPPYYYKSPPPPSPSPPPPYYYKSPPPPSPSPPPPYHYKSPPPPSPSPPPPYYYKSPPPPSPSPPPPYYYKSPPPPYPSPGLPYHYTSPPPPPSPFPGLPYPKPTVPYIYKPPPPPSPSPPPPYYYHSPPPPL; the protein is encoded by the coding sequence ATGGTGGAGATTCAACGGGGAGGAGGCGGCAGCCTCTGCCCCCGGCTTATCACAGTGCTGCTGGTGGGATTCATTGCCATCATCAACAATGCTGCTTCTGCAACTGCAGAGGGGGGGCGTATTCTGAGTGCATATGAGTACAAATCTCCCCCTCCTCCAtcaccatcacctcctcctccatattACTATAaatctcctccacctccatcaccatctcctcctcccccTTACTATTATAAGTcgccacctcctccatcaccatctcctcctccgcCTTACTACTACGAGTCTCCAccccctccatctccatctcctccaccaccataCTATTACAAGTCTCCACCCCCTCCATcgccatctcctccaccaccataCTACTACAAGTCTCCACCTCCCCCTtcaccatctcctcctcccccTTACTACTACAAATTCCCACCTCCTCcttcaccatctcctcctccaccttaCTATTACAAATCTCcacccccaccctccccatctcatcCGGACCCTTACTACTACAAATCTCCACCCCCAccctcaccatctcctcctccaccttaCTACTACAAATCTCCACCCCCAccctcaccatctcctcctccaccttaCTACTACAAGTCTCCACCTCCTCCCTCACCACCTCCTCCTCACCCTTACTACTACAAATCTCCACCCCCAccctcaccatctcctcctccaccttaCTACTACAAATCTCCACCCCCAccctcaccatctcctcctccaccttaCTACTACAAGTCTCCACCTCCTCCCTCACCACCTCCTCCTCACCCTTACTACTACAAGTCTCcacccccaccctccccatctcctCCTCACCCTTACTACTACAAGTCTCCACCCCCTCCCTCACCATTATCTCCTCCACCTTACTACTATAAGTCCCCACCTCCACCATCACcttcccctcctcctcctccatattATTACAAGTCTCCACCTCCGCCATCACCTTCACCTCCCCACCCATATTACTACAAGTCCCCACCTCCACCATCACCATACCCTCCTCCACCCTACCATTACAGGCCTATCCATCACAAACACCATCATCACAAACACCATCATCACCACAAGTCCCTACCTCCACCATATTACTATAAGTCCCCCCCTCCACCATCACCATCCCCTCCTCCCCCATCACCTTCTCCTCCACCACCATACTATTACAAgtccccaccaccaccatcaccctctcctcctcctccttattACTACAagtcacctcctcctccatccccttcACCTCCACCTCCTTATTACTACAAGTCACCCCCTCCTCCATCACCATCTCCCCATCCAGTATACTACTACAAgtctcctcctccaccatctccttcACCTCCTCCACCATATTACTACAagtcaccacctccaccatctccctctccccctcctccATACTACTACaaatcacctcctcctccaaaccCTTCACCACCACCACCCTACTACTACaagtctcctcctcctccatctccctcaccTCCACCGCCCTACTACTACAAGTCACCTCCACCTCCatcaccatctccacctccaccgcCCTACTACTACAAGTCACCTCCACCTCCatcaccatctccacctccaccataCTACTACAAGTCTCCACCCCCACCATCTCCCTCACCTCCACCCCCATACAATAACAAGGATCCTTCATACCACTAcaaatctcctcctcctccatccccttcACCTCCACCTCCTTATTACTACAAATCACCCCCTCCTCCATCACCATCTCCCCCTCCACCTTACTACTACAAgtctcctcctccaccatctccttcACCTCCACCCCCATACTATTACAAGTCTCCTCCCCCACCATCTCCTTCACCACCACCCCCGTACCACTACAAGTCTCCTCCCCCACCATCTCCTTCACCCCCACCTCCCTACTACTACAAATCTCCTCCTCCACCGTCCCCTTCACCTCCACCTCCGTACTACTACAAGTCTCCACCGCCTCCATATCCTTCCCCAGGACTACCATATCACTACACAtccccaccaccacctccatctcctttCCCAGGATTACCATATCCAAAACCAACCGTACCCTACATCTACaagccccctcctcctccatctccttctcCTCCTCCCCCATACTATTAccattctccacctccaccactATAG